In Hydractinia symbiolongicarpus strain clone_291-10 chromosome 4, HSymV2.1, whole genome shotgun sequence, the following proteins share a genomic window:
- the LOC130641042 gene encoding rap1 GTPase-GDP dissociation stimulator 1-like → MAENIKTLLKTALEDIQQGDKALLQLLTEESRIIDDEDANNLITLLMHKEINKSLVLNVIADVAREESNSSLLAKESLVKIAVNCISSDTPDITLQALRALCNICATNEHARTYFSNEKGVTVLMTKSKEVLQSKDDSWIKTIHPAFVCIQNIISDSEELQEEFLNANALSILWSFAEKFSTSDQQICLSAITGIGCLIDSETGLKILEDIIEKLLNLLKNSNEDVIKAMLDNILTELGGKENSRILLCKYNAVKILSELIESRPNFSDIECTDNIMKEMADLVVILTSGEESFTVLEKTDDSLLKRLSYWIQSANKHIQISAGLALGNYTRSDETCAAIVNSKIHENLINVIKENIEDEAYSDRFQAFTSCLRNLTIPVHNKAILIEAGLPEVSVTLIKTSVLPVQFKALAILRLLVQGHDDLANKLLVDKVLMQKVCELSETTAVSTVPSEAQRLIAALLKYSNSSDSIQIALSCGALKPVSSLLGSDHPLMQNEGLIGLIMTLANVDDCLPHITAAECPSKVAKLLKEDGTQAQTLFNGLTFLQALSSLDGGKALLQSHQVKDILEKIKNHSDEIVRNKAIETFDLLGFVSEPAGES, encoded by the exons ATGGCAGAAAACATCAAAACCTTGTTAAAAACTGCCCTGGAAGATATTCAACAAGGAGATAAAGCACTTCTCCAGCTCCTAACAGAAG AATCAAGGATCATTGATGATGAAGATGCAAACAATTTGATCACATTGCTTATGCAcaaggaaataaataaatctttagtTTTAAATGTGATTGCAGATGTAGCCAGAGAGG AATCAAATAGTTCGTTATTAGCTAAAGAATCTCTGGTAAAAATTGCAGTGAATTGTATTTCAAGTGACACTCCTGATATAACGTTGCAAGCTTTGCGTGCATTATGTAATATTTGCGCAACAAATG agcATGCtagaacatatttttcaaatgaAAAAGGGGTTACTGTTCTGATGACAAAATCTAAAGAAGTCCTACAGTCGAAGGATGATTCATGGATTAAAACAATTCATCCAGCTTTTGTTTGCATACAGAATATTATTTCTGATAGtg AAGAATTACAGGAGGAATTTCTTAATGCAAAtgctttatcaattttatggaGTTTTGCGGAGAAGTTTTCAACTTCTGACCAACAAATATGTCTGTCTGCCATTACTGGGATCGGTTGTCTCATTGACTCAG AAACTGGATTAAAAATATTAGAAGATATAAtagaaaaattgttaaatttacTAAAGAATTCCAACGAAGATGTAATAAAGGCGATGTTAGATAATATATTGACAGAGTTGGGTGGGAAAG AAAACTCTAGGATATTGCTATGCAAATATAACGCAGTGAAAATCTTATCAGAATTGATTGAATCACGACCAAATTTTAGTGATATTGAATGTACGGATAATATTATGAAAGAAATGGCTGATTTGGTAGTTATTTTAACATCAGGAG AGGAAAGTTTTACAGTGTTAGAAAAAACAGATGACAGTCTGTTAAAGAGACTTTCATATTGGATCCAATCTGCCAATAAACATATACAAATATCAGCTGGTCTGGCTCTTGGAAACTACACGAGAAGTG ATGAAACCTGTGCAGCGATAGTAAACAGTAAGATTCATGAaaaccttatcaatgtgataaaagaaaatattgaggaCGAG GCATATTCCGACCGGTTTCAAGCGTTTACTAGTTGTTTAAGAAACCTTACCATACCag TTCACAACAAAGCCATTCTGATTGAAGCCGGCCTTCCAGAAGTGTCTGTTACTTTAATTAAAACAAGTGTGCTGCCAGTTCAGTTCAAAGCGTTGGCTATCTTGCGACTATTGGTGCAAGGACATG ATGATCTAGCAAATAAGTTGCTAGTTGACAAAGTTTTGATGCAGAAGGTGTGTGAGCTCTCCGAAACGACAGCAGTATCGACGGTACCATCAGAAGCACAGAGACTTATTGCAGCTCTTCTCAAATACAGCAATTCATCAG ATAGTATTCAAATCGCACTCTCATGTGGTGCTTTAAAACCTGTTAGTAGTTTACTAGGATCAGACCATCCTTTAATGCAGAATGAGGGCTTGATTGGACTTATAATGACGCTGGCAAACGTAGATG ATTGTTTACCACATATAACTGCAGCGGAATGTCCATCTAAAGTAGCGAAATTACTGAAAGAAGACGGTACACAAGCTCAAACACTATTTAATGGCCTCACATTCTTACAAGCTTTGTCTTCTCTTG ACGGCGGTAAAGCGCTTCTGCAAAGTCACCAAGTTAAAGATATTCtagagaaaataaaaaaccaTAGTGATGAAATTGTTCGTAACAAAGCAATTGAGACATTCGATTTGTTGGGTTTTGTAAGTGAACCCGCTGGTGAAAGCTGA